In Solanum stenotomum isolate F172 chromosome 6, ASM1918654v1, whole genome shotgun sequence, one DNA window encodes the following:
- the LOC125867305 gene encoding uncharacterized protein LOC125867305: MRKVIAVDGTHLHGKYKGVLLRIVAQDTENHVYPIAFCVVDKENDASWTFFFEKLKEIVVDEPDLYCMRHLGENLRVNHNYGDYLYLCYNAAKIYSLEEFDNHFVEFKNKCPAVTIVLEYDIGFEKWSRAYFHGNRYDMMTTNIAESLNAMLVDEREYPVASIFNSIAKRFGELFRERHAYILKSMGNQMVPYAKKITRNKMIEGDSLYVENVIGDDNQFTMFGAGVTAYVDLLEKSCSCTEYDLIKIPCAHAMTVL; the protein is encoded by the exons ATGAGAAAGGTAATTGCGGTTGATGGCACTCATTTACATGGTAAATACAAGGGTGTGTTGTTGAGAATTGTTGCACAAGATACGGAAAATCATGTTTATCCAATTGCTTTTTGTGTCGTGGACAAAGAGAATGATGCATCTTGGACATTCTTCTTTGAGAAATTGAAGGAGATTGTGGTCGATGAACCAGATTT ATATTGTATGAGGCACCTCGGTGAAAATCTCCGCGTAAATCATAATTATGGAGATTACCTTTATCTTTGCTATAATGCAGCAAAGATTTACTCTTTGGAGGAGTTTGACAATCATTTTGTAGAATTCAAGAACAAATGTCCCGCGGTAACCATCGTCCTTGAGTATGATATTGGTTTTGAGAAGTGGAGCAGGGCATATTTTCATGGCAATAGATATGATATGATGACCACAAATATCGCCGAGTCACTTAATGCTATGTTGGTAGATGAAAGAGAGTATCCCGTGGCATCAATATTTAATTCGATTGCTAAGAGATTTGGAGAATTATTCAGGGAGAGGCATGCATATATCCTTAAATCAATGGGTAATCAAATGGTGCCTTATGCcaaaaaaatcacaagaaaTAAAATGATCGAGGGCGACTCCTTATATGTGGAGAACGTAATTGGAGACGACAATCAATTTACCATGTTCGGTGCAGGTGTTACTGCCTATGTGGACCTACTGGAAAAGTCATGTTCTTGTACGGAATATGACTTGATCAAGATACCTTGTGCTCATGCGATGACCGTTTTGTGA